A genomic segment from Psychrobacter arcticus 273-4 encodes:
- the sat gene encoding sulfate adenylyltransferase, with protein sequence MTSITANQKPSKLVPPHGSPELKPLLLNGDALNQALKLASTLPTITLSSRERGDLIMFGIGGFTPLNGFMNQADWQGVVDNMRLQSGDNAGLFWPIPITLSAPKATADSLNAGDKVALVAQDGEIMGILTVEETYTIDKEHECQQVFTTTDPEHPGVQQVLEQSEVNIAGSVEVLSEGEFPTLYPEIYKTPAETREILDNKGWQTVAAFQTRNPMHRSHEYLAKIAIEICDGVLIHSLLGALKPGDIPADVRQEAIKSLIDNYFRQDTVIQAGYPLDMRYAGPREALLHALFRQNYGCSHLIVGRDHAGVGDYYGAFDAQTIFDHVGKDDLITQPLKIGWTFWCNACNAMASDKTCPHDASEHVKVSGTKLRKALSEDEDVPDNFSRPEVLQILRDYYAGIAFDERAEVKLVGASAV encoded by the coding sequence ATGACATCTATCACCGCTAATCAAAAACCATCAAAACTCGTTCCTCCGCACGGTAGCCCTGAGCTTAAGCCATTGCTATTAAATGGTGATGCTCTTAACCAAGCATTGAAGCTTGCCAGCACCTTACCAACCATTACTCTCAGCTCACGTGAGCGCGGTGATTTGATCATGTTTGGGATCGGTGGTTTTACACCATTGAATGGTTTTATGAATCAAGCAGATTGGCAGGGCGTGGTTGATAACATGCGTCTGCAAAGTGGCGATAATGCTGGCTTGTTTTGGCCGATTCCTATTACTTTATCAGCACCAAAAGCGACCGCTGATAGCTTAAATGCAGGCGATAAAGTCGCCTTGGTGGCGCAAGATGGCGAGATTATGGGCATCCTAACGGTAGAAGAAACCTATACCATCGATAAAGAGCATGAGTGCCAACAAGTATTTACTACCACAGATCCAGAGCATCCCGGTGTGCAACAAGTCTTGGAGCAAAGTGAAGTAAACATTGCAGGCAGTGTCGAAGTACTGAGTGAAGGTGAATTCCCAACACTATATCCTGAGATTTATAAAACACCCGCTGAAACGCGAGAGATTTTGGATAATAAAGGCTGGCAAACGGTCGCTGCTTTCCAAACGCGCAATCCAATGCACCGCTCACATGAGTATCTTGCTAAGATTGCCATCGAGATATGTGATGGGGTATTGATACACTCGTTATTGGGCGCGTTAAAACCAGGCGATATCCCAGCAGACGTGCGCCAAGAAGCCATTAAGAGCTTGATTGACAATTACTTTAGACAAGATACAGTGATTCAAGCCGGTTATCCGCTCGATATGCGTTATGCTGGTCCGCGTGAAGCATTGCTACATGCGCTATTCCGCCAAAACTATGGTTGTAGCCATCTGATCGTTGGTCGTGACCATGCGGGCGTTGGGGATTATTATGGTGCCTTTGATGCGCAAACCATCTTTGATCATGTTGGTAAAGACGATTTGATTACCCAGCCGTTAAAGATTGGTTGGACGTTTTGGTGTAATGCTTGTAATGCCATGGCGTCAGACAAAACCTGTCCGCATGACGCCTCTGAGCATGTCAAAGTCTCAGGGACGAAGCTGCGTAAAGCATTGTCAGAGGACGAAGACGTGCCAGACAACTTTAGCCGTCCAGAAGTTTTGCAGATTTTGCGTGATTATTATGCCGGTATTGCATTTGATGAGCGTGCTGAGGTTAAATTGGTCGGGGCTTCTGCAGTATAG
- a CDS encoding sulfate ABC transporter substrate-binding protein encodes MQTTNIAKNQPLRHISMTDNQVIQNKVIQNKVPRTLIMGGALTMAVFMTGCSPTEATKNETQTSAQKSAAPSQDINLLNVSYDVSRDFYKDYNTLFAKGYQKEHPNSKVHVNQSHGGSSKQALSVANGLQADVVTFNQESDMNLLVEKGLVAADWQKALPNGAVPYTSTIVLLVRSGNPKGIKDWQDLARSDVAIVIPNPKTSGTARYAFLGAYGYGLHHFKENVETSIKTDTFIKKLLANVVTYDNGARAATTSFTQRGLGDVLITTENEAHLAAKQFAKGQVDIVYPRYSVLIANPVAVVTAVTDKAGKTEAANTYLKSLWDTPAQELMAQRYMRPSNEQVLAAHKDTLLDIERFEPVSVFGPWTQIMETFFVDGGRFDKLASVQ; translated from the coding sequence ATGCAAACGACCAATATAGCCAAGAATCAGCCTTTACGTCATATCTCAATGACTGACAATCAAGTGATTCAAAATAAAGTCATTCAAAATAAAGTACCACGTACCTTGATAATGGGTGGCGCGCTGACGATGGCAGTATTCATGACAGGCTGTAGCCCTACTGAAGCCACGAAAAATGAGACACAGACCAGCGCACAAAAATCAGCAGCACCGTCGCAAGATATTAATCTGCTTAACGTTTCTTACGATGTCTCACGCGATTTTTATAAGGACTACAATACCTTATTTGCTAAAGGCTACCAAAAAGAGCATCCCAATAGCAAAGTACACGTCAATCAGTCGCATGGTGGCTCGAGTAAGCAAGCACTGTCGGTTGCCAATGGTCTACAAGCGGATGTGGTGACCTTTAACCAAGAAAGCGATATGAATCTATTGGTCGAAAAAGGCTTGGTTGCTGCTGACTGGCAGAAAGCGTTACCAAACGGCGCTGTCCCTTATACCAGCACCATAGTGCTATTGGTACGTAGCGGAAATCCAAAGGGTATTAAAGACTGGCAAGATTTGGCCCGTAGTGACGTGGCTATAGTGATACCAAATCCAAAAACCAGTGGCACAGCGCGTTATGCCTTTTTGGGTGCCTATGGTTATGGTCTGCATCATTTTAAAGAAAATGTTGAAACCTCTATCAAAACAGATACCTTTATCAAGAAGCTGCTAGCAAACGTCGTCACTTATGACAATGGCGCGCGTGCAGCAACGACCAGCTTTACCCAGCGCGGTTTAGGGGATGTACTCATTACGACCGAAAACGAAGCGCATTTGGCTGCCAAGCAATTTGCCAAAGGACAGGTAGATATTGTCTATCCACGTTATTCAGTGTTGATTGCCAATCCTGTCGCGGTAGTCACTGCGGTAACTGATAAGGCGGGCAAAACAGAAGCGGCAAACACCTATCTAAAAAGCTTATGGGACACGCCAGCACAGGAGCTGATGGCACAGAGGTACATGCGTCCTAGTAATGAGCAAGTGCTTGCTGCCCATAAAGATACCTTGCTTGATATTGAGAGGTTTGAGCCGGTGAGTGTCTTTGGTCCTTGGACACAGATTATGGAGACGTTTTTTGTTGATGGCGGGCGTTTTGATAAGCTGGCAAGTGTGCAGTAA
- a CDS encoding sulfate ABC transporter substrate-binding protein, translating into MTSYTTGYKNKTLSVLSIAGVALTLGIAGCSNNEKTEPAANAEGKPAATEGQDIELLNVSYDVARDFYKDYNPLFVDHYQAENPNSNILINQSHGGSSKQALSVANGLQADVATMNQGSDIELLEKKGLVESDWESKFPDNAVPFTSTIVFLVRKDNPKGINDWADLTKEGVEIVMANPKVTGNGRYAFLGAYGYGLHAFNKDEAQAEKYVKDMLKNVKVYESGGRAATTTFVQRGIGDVLVTFENEANLAAKDFGVGQVEIVYPKYSIKSESPVAIVKTVTDKKGTTDAAKAYLDFLWSDAAQQLAADLYLRPSVKSVLDKNSDKLPPIDTFRPNDAFGTWDEIMSTYFSDGGLFDKLAVNAPQ; encoded by the coding sequence ATGACATCATATACCACAGGTTATAAAAATAAAACGCTTAGCGTCCTAAGTATCGCCGGTGTGGCGCTCACTTTAGGTATCGCAGGCTGTAGTAACAATGAAAAGACTGAGCCGGCTGCCAATGCAGAGGGCAAACCAGCAGCGACAGAAGGGCAGGACATCGAGCTATTAAACGTCTCTTATGATGTCGCCCGTGATTTTTACAAAGACTACAATCCATTATTTGTTGATCATTACCAAGCTGAAAACCCAAACAGTAATATTCTTATCAATCAGTCGCATGGTGGTTCAAGTAAACAAGCACTGTCGGTGGCAAATGGTCTACAAGCAGATGTCGCGACCATGAACCAAGGCTCTGATATTGAGCTGCTTGAGAAAAAAGGTTTGGTTGAGTCAGATTGGGAAAGCAAATTCCCAGACAATGCGGTACCTTTTACCAGTACCATCGTCTTCTTAGTGCGCAAAGACAATCCAAAAGGTATCAATGATTGGGCAGACTTGACCAAAGAGGGTGTTGAGATTGTCATGGCAAACCCAAAAGTCACGGGTAACGGTCGCTATGCTTTCTTAGGTGCTTATGGTTATGGCTTACATGCTTTTAATAAAGATGAAGCACAAGCGGAAAAATATGTTAAAGACATGCTAAAAAACGTCAAAGTTTATGAAAGTGGCGGGCGTGCAGCGACTACGACGTTTGTACAGCGTGGTATCGGTGATGTCTTAGTGACCTTTGAGAATGAAGCCAATCTTGCGGCAAAAGATTTTGGGGTTGGTCAAGTTGAGATCGTTTATCCAAAATACTCAATCAAGTCTGAAAGCCCAGTGGCTATCGTAAAAACAGTCACTGATAAAAAAGGCACCACAGATGCCGCCAAAGCATATCTTGATTTCTTATGGAGCGATGCTGCCCAGCAATTGGCAGCTGACTTATACTTACGCCCAAGTGTGAAGAGTGTATTGGATAAAAACAGTGATAAATTGCCACCGATTGACACTTTCCGTCCGAATGATGCGTTTGGCACATGGGATGAGATCATGAGCACCTATTTCAGTGATGGTGGTTTGTTTGATAAGTTGGCGGTTAATGCGCCTCAGTAA
- the cysT gene encoding sulfate ABC transporter permease subunit CysT, whose product MSATTSPTNKPLPRKGWLTRLRQRNVLPGFGLSMGITVFSLSLLVVLPFAMMAYTTTQMGWTGFWGTISQPQVTAAIKLSLWMSFLAMLTNMVFGTLVAWVLVRYEFWGKSLINALVDLPFALPTAVTGISLATLYAPNGLIGQWFAKFDIQVAFTPLGIWLALVVVSFPFIVRAVQPVLAELSVEFEEAAAVLGANRFTTFRKVILPELLPALLMGAGMMFARATGEYGSVIFIAGNIPMQSEILPLIIISKLEQFDVQGASAIALFMLLISFVILLTINIVQWKLSRRVGAR is encoded by the coding sequence ATGAGTGCAACAACATCTCCCACTAATAAGCCCCTTCCTAGAAAAGGTTGGTTAACACGCTTGCGTCAGCGCAATGTGCTACCAGGGTTTGGGCTAAGTATGGGCATCACTGTCTTTAGCTTGTCGCTGTTGGTAGTACTGCCATTTGCCATGATGGCCTATACCACAACACAAATGGGCTGGACGGGATTTTGGGGTACTATTAGCCAGCCGCAAGTGACCGCTGCTATTAAACTAAGCCTATGGATGTCGTTTTTGGCGATGCTGACCAATATGGTGTTTGGCACACTGGTCGCATGGGTGCTCGTACGCTATGAGTTTTGGGGCAAATCTTTGATAAATGCCTTGGTGGATTTACCCTTTGCGCTCCCAACAGCGGTCACTGGTATCTCGCTTGCGACTTTGTATGCACCCAATGGTCTTATCGGGCAGTGGTTTGCCAAGTTTGATATTCAAGTGGCTTTTACACCATTGGGTATTTGGCTGGCTTTAGTGGTTGTCAGCTTTCCCTTTATCGTCCGCGCTGTACAGCCCGTACTCGCAGAGTTATCTGTTGAATTTGAGGAGGCAGCAGCGGTATTGGGTGCCAATCGATTTACCACGTTTCGTAAGGTGATTTTGCCAGAGCTATTGCCTGCGTTATTGATGGGTGCAGGCATGATGTTTGCGCGTGCCACTGGTGAGTATGGTTCGGTCATTTTTATCGCTGGCAATATTCCGATGCAGTCTGAAATTTTACCATTAATCATTATTAGTAAGCTTGAGCAGTTTGACGTCCAAGGCGCATCAGCCATTGCATTATTTATGCTACTAATCTCCTTTGTGATTTTATTGACCATCAATATCGTACAGTGGAAGCTGTCGCGCCGTGTAGGAGCTCGCTAA
- the cysW gene encoding sulfate ABC transporter permease subunit CysW, whose amino-acid sequence MQISNIYDYQSNPATKDTLWIRRAFITIAVLFMVIMLVVPLLAVFYEAFKGGWQLYIASLVDPEALQAIKLTLITAAIVLPINMVMGIAIAWLVTRYQFKGKQLVTTLLDLPFSVSPVVAGLMFVLLFGLNSSIGGWLESMGFQVIYAVPGIILATLFVTFPFVARELIPLMQTQGDSEEQAALTLGATGWQTFWHVTLPNIKWALLYGLILTNARAMGEFGAVSVVSGHIRGETNTMPLLVEIAYNDYNFTAAFALSSLLAALALVTLLIQQIMTKLQDRKFAKSERLISAPELPVSANATVAESAGKA is encoded by the coding sequence ATGCAAATCTCTAATATCTACGACTACCAGAGCAACCCAGCAACCAAAGATACACTATGGATACGCCGTGCCTTTATCACCATCGCTGTGTTATTTATGGTTATTATGTTGGTTGTGCCACTGCTAGCCGTGTTCTATGAAGCCTTTAAGGGTGGCTGGCAGTTATATATCGCCTCTCTTGTCGATCCTGAAGCCTTGCAGGCGATTAAGCTAACCTTGATTACTGCCGCAATTGTCTTACCGATTAATATGGTGATGGGTATTGCTATTGCGTGGCTGGTGACCCGTTATCAGTTTAAAGGTAAACAGCTGGTGACCACTTTGCTTGATTTACCGTTTTCGGTGTCGCCCGTGGTCGCAGGTTTGATGTTTGTTTTGCTATTCGGGTTAAACTCTAGCATTGGTGGCTGGCTTGAGAGCATGGGATTTCAGGTAATCTATGCTGTACCGGGGATTATTTTAGCGACTTTGTTTGTCACCTTTCCCTTTGTGGCACGTGAGTTGATACCGCTGATGCAGACGCAGGGTGATAGTGAAGAGCAAGCTGCACTGACTTTGGGTGCTACTGGCTGGCAGACGTTTTGGCATGTGACACTGCCTAATATCAAATGGGCGCTGCTGTATGGTTTGATATTGACCAATGCGCGAGCGATGGGTGAGTTTGGTGCAGTGAGTGTGGTCTCAGGTCATATTCGCGGTGAAACCAATACCATGCCGCTACTGGTCGAAATTGCTTACAATGACTATAACTTTACCGCTGCGTTTGCTTTATCAAGCTTACTTGCCGCACTCGCTTTAGTAACGTTACTCATTCAGCAAATCATGACCAAGCTACAAGATCGCAAATTCGCTAAGTCTGAACGTTTGATAAGTGCGCCTGAACTACCAGTCAGTGCTAATGCTACTGTTGCAGAATCAGCAGGCAAAGCATAG
- a CDS encoding sulfate/molybdate ABC transporter ATP-binding protein: MSIEIRNVNKKFGNFTALDDINITVPTGKLTTLLGPSGCGKTTLLRIIAGLEYSDSGQILFDELDVTNTPVQKRHIGFMFQHYALFRHKNVADNVGFGLTLLPKNERPSKADINKRVAELLDLVQLPQVATAYPHQLSGGQRQRIALARALAVKPKLLLLDEPFGALDAKVRKELRTWLKDIHHELGITSIMVTHDQEEARAVSDEIVVMNHGRVEQVGTSEALINRPANAFVSDFLDLV, translated from the coding sequence ATGAGCATCGAGATTCGCAACGTTAATAAGAAATTTGGTAACTTTACCGCCTTAGATGATATCAATATCACGGTACCTACGGGTAAATTGACGACTTTATTGGGTCCTTCAGGCTGCGGTAAAACCACCTTGCTGCGTATCATTGCCGGTCTTGAGTATTCGGACTCTGGGCAGATACTGTTTGATGAACTAGACGTCACCAATACTCCGGTACAAAAGCGCCATATCGGCTTCATGTTTCAGCACTATGCATTATTTCGCCATAAAAATGTTGCTGACAATGTGGGCTTTGGTCTGACGTTGTTACCAAAGAATGAGCGCCCAAGTAAAGCGGATATCAATAAGCGCGTGGCTGAGCTATTAGATTTGGTGCAGTTGCCACAAGTGGCAACTGCTTACCCGCATCAATTATCAGGCGGTCAGCGTCAGCGTATTGCGCTGGCAAGAGCACTTGCGGTTAAGCCAAAACTACTATTATTAGATGAGCCGTTTGGGGCGCTGGATGCCAAAGTACGTAAAGAGCTGCGTACCTGGTTAAAAGACATTCATCATGAGCTTGGCATCACTAGCATCATGGTTACTCATGACCAAGAAGAGGCAAGGGCGGTATCTGATGAGATTGTGGTGATGAATCATGGTCGGGTTGAACAGGTAGGCACCTCAGAAGCATTGATCAATCGCCCAGCCAATGCCTTTGTCAGTGATTTCTTAGACTTGGTATAG
- a CDS encoding ArsR/SmtB family transcription factor, whose translation MSNNNSMIQPLELFKVLSDPTRLKIFQILYNKESRCVGELVEILDQPQPTISRHLNHLKKLGILNCVRDGTWMWYEVANDLPEWCQNILDITYKQVSSKEKAILKSA comes from the coding sequence ATGTCTAATAATAATTCTATGATACAACCGCTTGAGTTGTTTAAAGTATTATCTGACCCTACGCGCTTGAAGATTTTCCAAATCCTATATAATAAAGAATCACGCTGCGTCGGTGAGTTAGTAGAAATACTTGATCAGCCACAACCAACGATATCGCGTCACCTTAATCACCTAAAAAAACTGGGCATCTTAAACTGTGTTCGTGATGGCACTTGGATGTGGTACGAGGTCGCAAATGACTTGCCAGAATGGTGTCAAAATATTTTGGACATTACCTACAAGCAGGTATCAAGCAAAGAAAAAGCCATACTAAAATCCGCCTAA
- a CDS encoding (2Fe-2S)-binding protein: MYVCICNDVKEKQIKAAIASGIDTLDGLKDTLDVATCCGCCEPMVNDYLEEHHAKFDVLAYAV, translated from the coding sequence ATGTACGTCTGTATCTGTAATGATGTCAAAGAAAAGCAAATAAAAGCCGCCATTGCTTCTGGTATCGATACGTTAGATGGTCTAAAAGACACCTTAGATGTCGCAACCTGCTGCGGATGCTGTGAGCCTATGGTAAATGACTATCTAGAGGAGCATCATGCCAAGTTCGATGTATTGGCTTATGCTGTTTAA
- the bfr gene encoding bacterioferritin translates to MIGNPKVIDYLNFLLGGELAARDQYFIHSEMYAEWHYGKLYDRISHEMEDETLHAQAIIRRILMLGGTPKMSVDTINIGTTVPEMLQLDLNLEYQVQKHLKDGIAICEEVHDYVTREMLVEQLKDTEEDHTHWLEQQLRLIDMIGLPNYLQSQMAEVSPNLV, encoded by the coding sequence ATGATTGGCAACCCTAAAGTGATTGATTATTTAAACTTTTTATTAGGTGGTGAGCTTGCAGCTCGTGACCAGTATTTCATCCACTCTGAGATGTATGCTGAATGGCATTACGGTAAATTGTACGACCGTATCAGCCATGAAATGGAAGATGAGACCTTACATGCACAGGCGATTATACGTCGTATTTTAATGTTAGGCGGCACGCCTAAAATGAGTGTTGATACCATTAATATTGGTACCACTGTACCTGAGATGCTACAGCTTGATTTAAATTTAGAGTATCAGGTACAAAAGCATCTCAAAGACGGTATCGCAATTTGCGAAGAAGTGCATGACTATGTCACACGCGAGATGTTGGTTGAGCAGCTCAAAGATACCGAAGAAGATCATACCCATTGGCTTGAGCAACAGTTGCGCCTTATTGATATGATTGGTCTGCCAAATTATTTGCAAAGTCAGATGGCTGAAGTCTCTCCCAATCTTGTTTGA
- the bfr gene encoding bacterioferritin: MKGDKEIIRALNKVLGQSLIAINQYFLHARIARHWGLESLNESFYKQSIAEMKWSDDLIARILLLGGLPNLQDYGKMFIAEDVPEMIDCNLRLEKQKFSIITDAITLCETQQDYVSRQLLVTLKEGNEEYQDWLETQEDLMKDVGIENYIQSQMNDD; encoded by the coding sequence ATGAAAGGGGATAAAGAGATTATCCGCGCACTTAATAAAGTTCTGGGTCAGTCATTAATAGCCATCAATCAGTATTTTTTGCATGCGCGTATTGCTCGCCATTGGGGTTTAGAGTCATTAAACGAAAGTTTCTATAAACAGTCTATTGCAGAGATGAAATGGTCTGATGATCTAATTGCTCGAATTTTGTTGCTAGGTGGTTTGCCGAATTTGCAAGATTATGGCAAGATGTTCATCGCTGAAGATGTGCCTGAAATGATTGACTGCAATTTACGCTTAGAGAAGCAAAAGTTTAGCATTATCACCGATGCGATTACTTTGTGTGAGACGCAGCAGGATTATGTGTCGCGTCAGCTACTGGTCACTCTAAAAGAGGGTAATGAAGAGTATCAAGACTGGCTTGAGACGCAAGAAGATTTGATGAAAGATGTCGGTATTGAAAACTATATCCAATCGCAGATGAATGACGATTAA
- a CDS encoding DHA2 family efflux MFS transporter permease subunit — MVALTPTQDKYLPYVLAVALFMQILDATILNTSLPQMAQALGESPLQMQWAVISYALTLAIFIPISGFLADKYGTRRVFLSAIIIFCIGSLLCAASPTLDFLISSRIVQGIGGAMMTPVARLILVKSYPRNKLLTVMNFAVIPALVAPLVGPVLGGYIVQYTSWHWIFLINIPMGIFGFIMGKKLVPALFEDSKRLDWTGFLLFAAAACGFTLAVEFGTQVGREFYGMMLGLLASLLLGAYIWHAKRRATPLFPLSLFDIRTFRIGITGNLFTRLGISAVPFLLPLLLQVVFEYSPSQAGWLLAPIAVGAIGIKPWVSNIIQRYSYRTVLVYNTTLIGILIIILAQFNDAAQWMWFIPILTVMGACNSMQFSAMNTITIGDLHGAQTSSGNSLMAVNQQLAISFGIAFGAALLNLLRERLQMDTLTAFQTTYWILGLFTILSGLHFLRLKPEDGRGLY, encoded by the coding sequence ATGGTAGCACTGACTCCAACGCAAGATAAATACCTACCTTATGTACTGGCGGTAGCGTTATTTATGCAAATTTTAGACGCTACTATTCTAAATACCTCCCTACCACAGATGGCACAAGCATTGGGCGAATCACCACTACAAATGCAATGGGCGGTTATCAGCTACGCGCTTACTTTGGCGATTTTTATTCCTATTAGCGGATTTTTAGCCGATAAATATGGCACACGCCGCGTGTTCTTGTCCGCCATTATCATATTTTGTATCGGCTCGCTATTGTGTGCCGCTTCTCCGACCTTGGATTTTTTGATCAGTTCACGTATCGTACAAGGTATCGGCGGCGCGATGATGACACCGGTTGCACGCTTGATATTGGTCAAGTCTTATCCGCGCAATAAGCTATTAACGGTGATGAACTTTGCGGTCATCCCTGCTTTGGTTGCACCATTGGTCGGACCAGTATTGGGTGGTTATATCGTACAGTACACCAGCTGGCACTGGATATTTTTAATCAATATCCCGATGGGTATTTTTGGTTTTATCATGGGCAAAAAACTGGTGCCAGCATTGTTTGAGGACTCCAAGCGTCTAGATTGGACAGGGTTTTTATTGTTTGCCGCTGCTGCGTGTGGTTTTACTCTGGCAGTAGAATTTGGCACACAAGTCGGGCGTGAATTTTATGGAATGATGCTTGGATTGCTGGCAAGTCTATTGCTCGGCGCTTATATTTGGCACGCAAAACGCCGCGCAACACCGCTATTTCCATTGAGTTTGTTTGATATACGTACCTTTCGTATCGGCATCACAGGCAATTTATTTACCCGATTGGGCATTAGCGCTGTACCATTTTTACTTCCACTACTGCTGCAGGTGGTGTTCGAGTACTCTCCATCGCAAGCGGGCTGGCTACTCGCTCCTATTGCTGTAGGGGCTATCGGCATCAAGCCTTGGGTGAGTAACATTATTCAGCGTTATAGCTATCGGACGGTATTAGTCTACAACACGACTTTGATAGGCATACTGATTATCATCTTGGCGCAGTTTAATGATGCGGCACAGTGGATGTGGTTTATCCCTATTTTGACAGTGATGGGCGCGTGTAACTCTATGCAGTTCAGTGCGATGAACACCATCACCATTGGCGACCTGCACGGCGCACAAACCAGTAGCGGCAATAGTTTGATGGCCGTCAACCAACAATTGGCAATCAGCTTTGGCATTGCCTTTGGTGCTGCACTGCTCAATCTACTACGTGAGCGCCTACAGATGGATACATTGACCGCCTTTCAAACCACCTATTGGATATTGGGTCTGTTTACCATTCTCTCAGGATTGCATTTCTTACGCTTAAAACCCGAGGATGGTCGCGGCTTATATTGA
- the yghU gene encoding glutathione-dependent disulfide-bond oxidoreductase, whose protein sequence is MSQNNNPTNGQIESYTPPKVWTKDKENGGKFSSINSPTAGVRHDKVLPVGDASLQLYSLNTPNGVKVNILLEELAELGIKEAAYNAYLIDISKGDQFGSGFVAINPNSKIPALVDHSNSEAGEPIAIFESGAILMYLAEKFGKFIPMQQGKARVECLSWLMWQMGSAPFLGGGFGHFYAYAPEPMEYPINRYTMEVKRQLDVLDRHLKDHAYMGGDEESDYNIADMIIWAWYGQLALGKLYEAAEFLQVDEYPHLQRWAKTIAERPAVKRAVDLVLEPIT, encoded by the coding sequence ATGAGTCAGAATAATAATCCTACGAACGGTCAGATAGAGAGCTATACACCGCCTAAAGTTTGGACAAAAGATAAAGAAAACGGCGGCAAATTTTCGAGTATCAATAGTCCAACTGCTGGCGTGCGCCATGATAAAGTGCTGCCAGTAGGCGATGCTTCGTTACAGCTGTATTCATTGAATACGCCAAATGGCGTTAAGGTAAACATTCTACTAGAAGAGCTGGCTGAGCTTGGTATCAAAGAAGCAGCATACAATGCTTACCTCATAGATATCTCGAAAGGCGATCAGTTTGGCTCAGGATTCGTTGCTATTAACCCAAACTCAAAGATACCGGCTTTGGTTGACCACAGTAATAGCGAGGCTGGCGAGCCGATTGCTATCTTTGAGTCTGGCGCTATCTTAATGTACTTAGCGGAGAAATTTGGCAAATTTATTCCGATGCAGCAAGGTAAGGCACGCGTTGAGTGTCTGTCTTGGCTGATGTGGCAGATGGGTAGCGCGCCTTTCTTAGGTGGTGGTTTTGGGCATTTTTACGCCTACGCTCCTGAGCCTATGGAATATCCTATCAATCGCTATACCATGGAAGTCAAACGCCAGCTTGATGTCCTTGACCGCCATCTAAAAGACCATGCATATATGGGCGGAGATGAGGAGTCTGACTATAATATCGCCGATATGATTATTTGGGCATGGTATGGTCAATTGGCACTTGGCAAGCTTTATGAGGCGGCAGAATTCTTACAAGTTGATGAGTACCCGCATTTACAGCGCTGGGCGAAAACAATTGCCGAACGTCCAGCAGTTAAACGAGCGGTGGACTTAGTCCTTGAGCCTATTACTTAG